One stretch of Eupeodes corollae chromosome 2, idEupCoro1.1, whole genome shotgun sequence DNA includes these proteins:
- the LOC129947504 gene encoding myotubularin-related protein 4 isoform X5, with protein sequence MDGSDGSPPQSLCMIRAAELFPKPPMEKEDVQLTVPFTELAGESVKYLGRTDDGVLALSNYRIFLLKNSINSETSVPLGLIESAQSRDLFHLVINCKDASTVKCSFETAEQCSEWQRRITLSVGVPESLESLFAFPFCTWTWDGMSSGENSDFSERLQRSGRYDEDFRREVERLQFDLNGSWRISHANEDFKLCPSYPQKLLVPCCISDETLHNVANFRGSRRLPAVVWRHKKSGAVIARCSQPEVGWLGWRNSKDEQLLKALAEACAFDRGEQGRRQNLCRSGDSTPSSPEGSHEEVILDEVRKILIVDARSYTSAVTNRARGGGCECIEYYPCAEIEFMNLSNIHVIRKSFQALRLLCASPPDVPNWLGLLEKSMWLQHLSGLLAASVTICHAIEKKGRPVLVHCSDGWDRTPQLVATAQLCLDPFYRTVEGFRILVEREWLSFGHKFADRCGHGPGSDELNERCPVFLQWLDLVHQIHKQFPCCFEFSMGYLIKLAQHSLSCLFGTFFCNTLKERIENSVFERTFSVWPFLSGPMYRNPLYVANKEKVLWPAHNVRDLSLWTEVYLGSLGNQNGVDFPPSNSDNVQGLASPMAKTRSYGDLITAGINQNGISRRSSDPNMTVEPSLMIVNNSQTNSISDVLSDREDSPDIIATLIHDTTERLQHLTNELNQHDDDDNFKTTTTSTTLTTTTSTQQVETARRKSNASDLCTEKQQQLLLNEHKMFDDITKEYNLTVNGLSGDSNASATDTNGIEIANENGTNGTKEMHEDVSEIRDTVDGSKNTLDMNPDLMQSVDLGVSDTTTNYNLLTPSGDTTDLNDIHNAWHGSVNTSTDTLVPMSEMQHSPNNSLMQSIDTNAAINCKDSTTQLSPFRTTNGGEMGTVEEPVDRIVQREEKRPVANATILPKVHSKPNLSMLSSCSLNSNSTNPMEESILILPEHPKLEISISGKCETVINSSSSTSHRRRRTLSSNSRKEFTTNGKNTNGSSTVSRFSTPGVRSLPLTPPGMPERPQIAISCPDGLSHALSEQNIRLQQIVHEHKVREDALLRELHGMRMALLKKICPSCNSAPVVNDEQVDVIMNQENNLLSLCYCYSSRNQRRYCEDGAMYCGSRSLSPCSVLDNGENLSVCSWEAVEDRSGASSCASSIQPTSSVLWVPDHAVSRCTSCQTEFWLGRRKHHCRCDT encoded by the exons ATGGATGGATCCGATGGATCACCTCCTCAATCACTGTGCATGATTCGAGCAGCCGAACTTTTTCCCAAACCACCAATGGAGAAAGAAGACGTACAACTGACAGTTCCCTTCACAGAAc TTGCTGGTGAATCGGTTAAATATCTCGGACGAACAGATGATGGAGTCTTAGCTTTGTCTAACTAtcgaatatttttattaaaaaattcaattaattcagAAACATCTGTTCCATTGGGACTAATTGAATCGGCACAGTCAcgtgatttatttcatttggttATCAATTGCAAAGATGCAAGCACAGTTAAATGTTCCTTTGAGACTGCCGAACAATGCTCGGAATGGCAGAGACGAATAACGTTATCTGTTGGAGTACCTGAAAGTCTGGAATCGTTATTTGCGTTTCCATTTTGTACATGGACCTGGGATGGCATGTCCTCGGGTGAGAATTCGGATTTTTCGGAACGATTACAACGCTCGGGACGCTATGATGAGGACTTTCGACGTGAAGTCGAACGATTGCAGTTCGATTTAAATGGTTCTTGGCGAATCAGTCATGCCAATGAAGACTTTAAGCTATGTCCTTCGTATCCGCAGAAATTATTAGTTCCTTGTTGTATATCCGATGAGACACTGCATAATGTGGCAAATTTTAGAGGATCGCGACGATTGCCAGCTGTTGTATGGAGACATAAAAAATCTGGAGCAGTTATTGCACGATGTAGTCAACCAGAAGTAGGTTGGCTTGGTTGGCGGAATTCAAAGGATGAACAATTATTGAAAGCCTTGGCAGAAGCGTGTGCTTTTGATCGAGGAGAGCAAGGTCGTCGCCAGAATTTATGTCGCTCTGGAGACAGTACTCCGTCTAGTCCAGAAGGCAGCCACGAAGAAGTTATTCTCGATGAAGTCAgg aaaattcttaTTGTTGATGCAAGAAGCTATACGTCTGCCGTCACTAATCGGGCGAGAGGTGGTGGCTGTGAATGCATCGAGTACTACCCATGTGCTGAAATCGAGTTCATGAACTTGAGCAACATACATGTGATCAGGAAAAGTTTTCAGGCATTACGCCTGTTGTGTGCTTCACCACCAGACGTACCTAA tTGGCTTGGTCTATTGGAGAAAAGTATGTGGTTGCAACATCTTTCTGGTCTATTGGCTGCCTCAGTTACAATCTGTCATGCGATTGAAAAGAAAGGTCGCCCAGTTTTGGTTCATTGTTCAGATGGTTGGGATAGGACGCCACAGTTGGTGGCCACCGCACAATTGTGTCTCGATCCGTTTTATAGGACTGTTGAG GGATTTCGAATACTTGTGGAACGTGAATGGCTTAGTTTTGGTCATAAGTTTGCTGATCGTTGCGGCCATGGACCCGGTTCGGATGAATTAAATGAACGATGCCCGGTGTTTTTGCAATGGTTGGATCTGGTTCATCAAATCCATAAACAGTTTCCTTGCTGTTTTGAATTCAGCATGGGCTATTTg ATCAAACTTGCCCAGCACTCACTGTCTTGCCTTTTTGGTACATTCTTTTGCAACACACTTAAAGAACGGATTGAGAATTCGGTGTTCGAACGAACATTTTCTGTTTGGCCATTCTTATCAGGGCCAATGTACAGAAATCCGTTGTATGttgcaaataaagaaaaa GTTTTATGGCCTGCACACAATGTAAGAGACTTATCACTATGGACTGAAGTGTATTTAGGAAGTTTAGGTAATCAAAATGGGGTAGATTTTCCACCGAGCAACTCGGACAACGTACAAGGATTGGCAA gtcCAATGGCAAAAACAAGGTCTTATGGTGATCTTATTACAGCTGGGATTAATCAAAATGGGATCTCTAGGAGATCAAGTGATCCAAATATGACTGTTGAACCTAG TTTGATGATAGTTAACAATTCACAAACAAACTCAATCAGCGATGTCCTATCTGACCGTGAAGACTCACCGGATATTATCGCAACTCTGATTCACGACACAACTGAAAGGCTGCAACATCTTACAAATGAACTTAATCAACACGATGACGATGATAACTTTAAGACTACTACAACAAGTACAACTTTAACAACAACTACATCTACACAACAAGTTGAAACCGCCCGAAGAAAATCTAATGCTTCTGACCTTTGCactgaaaaacaacaacaattattattaaatgagCACAAAATGTTTGATGACATCACAAAAGAATATAATCTGACTGTGAATGGATTAAGTGGCGACAGTAATGCTTCCGCTACCGATACTAATGGAATTGAAATTGCTAACGAGAATGGAACTAATGGAACAAAAGAGATGCATGAGGATGTTAGTGAGATTAGAGACACAGTTGATGGTTCAAAGAATACTCTTGACATGAATCCGGATTTAATGCAAAGTGTCGATTTAGGAG TTTCAGATACCACCACCAACTATAATCTACTTACACCATCTGGAGATACAACTGATTTGAATGATATTCACAACGCTTGGCATGGCTCTGTCAATACCAGCACTGATACACTTGTGCCAATGTCTGAAATGCAACACTCACCAAACAATAGCTTAATGCAATCTATTGATACGAATGCGGCTATAAATTGTAAGGACTCAACCACACAATTAAGTCCGTTTAGAACAACCAATGGTGGTGAAATGGGTACTGTTGAAGAGCCTGTCGACCGAATTGTCCAAAGAGAAGAG AAGAGGCCCGTCGCAAATGCAACAATTTTGCCAAAAGTCCATAGCAAGCCAAACTTGTCTATGTTAAGTAGTTGTAGTTTAAATAGCAATTCAACAAATCCAATGGAAGAAAGTATTCTCATTTTGCCAGAACATCCGAAACTCGAGATATCAATAAGTGGAAAATGTGAAACAGTTATTAATagttcatcatcaacatcacatAGGCGACGAAGAACACTCTCCTCAAACTCAAGAAAAGAGTTTACAACCAATGGAAAAAACACAAATGGAAG tTCCACTGTTTCAAGGTTTTCAACTCCTGGCGTACGTTCCCTTCCACTTACCCCTCCGGGTATGCCAGAACGGCCACAAATTGCAATTTCCTGCCCAGATGGCTTATCCCATGCGCTAAGCGAACAAAATATAAGACTTCAACAAATCGTTCATGAGCATAAA GTTCGTGAAGATGCACTCCTTCGAGAACTACATGGAATGCGAATGgctctcttaaaaaaaatctgtcctAGCTGTAACAGTGCTCCAGTTGTCAACGACGAACAG gTAGATGTGATCATGAATCAAGAGAATAATTTATTAAGCCTTTGCTACTGTTATTCGTCTAGAAATCAAAGAAGATATTGTGAAGATGGTGCAATGTATTGTGGGAGTAGATCGCTATCGccg tgttCTGTACTAGACAATGGTGAAAATCTGTCAGTGTGTTCGTGGGAGGCTGTAGAAGACCGCAGTGGGGCTTCTTCTTGTGCCAGTTCTATACAGCCGACCAGTAGTGTACTTTGGGTTCCTGATCATGCGGTATCTCGTTGCACCAGCTGTCAAACAGAGTTTTGGCTGGGCCGACGGAAACATCATTGCCGGTGTGACACTTGA
- the LOC129947504 gene encoding myotubularin-related protein 4 isoform X2, which translates to MDGSDGSPPQSLCMIRAAELFPKPPMEKEDVQLTVPFTELAGESVKYLGRTDDGVLALSNYRIFLLKNSINSETSVPLGLIESAQSRDLFHLVINCKDASTVKCSFETAEQCSEWQRRITLSVGVPESLESLFAFPFCTWTWDGMSSGENSDFSERLQRSGRYDEDFRREVERLQFDLNGSWRISHANEDFKLCPSYPQKLLVPCCISDETLHNVANFRGSRRLPAVVWRHKKSGAVIARCSQPEVGWLGWRNSKDEQLLKALAEACAFDRGEQGRRQNLCRSGDSTPSSPEGSHEEVILDEVRKILIVDARSYTSAVTNRARGGGCECIEYYPCAEIEFMNLSNIHVIRKSFQALRLLCASPPDVPNWLGLLEKSMWLQHLSGLLAASVTICHAIEKKGRPVLVHCSDGWDRTPQLVATAQLCLDPFYRTVEGFRILVEREWLSFGHKFADRCGHGPGSDELNERCPVFLQWLDLVHQIHKQFPCCFEFSMGYLIKLAQHSLSCLFGTFFCNTLKERIENSVFERTFSVWPFLSGPMYRNPLYVANKEKVLWPAHNVRDLSLWTEVYLGSLGNQNGVDFPPSNSDNVQGLASPMAKTRSYGDLITAGINQNGISRRSSDPNMTVEPSLMIVNNSQTNSISDVLSDREDSPDIIATLIHDTTERLQHLTNELNQHDDDDNFKTTTTSTTLTTTTSTQQVETARRKSNASDLCTEKQQQLLLNEHKMFDDITKEYNLTVNGLSGDSNASATDTNGIEIANENGTNGTKEMHEDVSEIRDTVDGSKNTLDMNPDLMQSVDLGDTTTNYNLLTPSGDTTDLNDIHNAWHGSVNTSTDTLVPMSEMQHSPNNSLMQSIDTNAAINCKDSTTQLSPFRTTNGGEMGTVEEPVDRIVQREEKRPVANATILPKVHSKPNLSMLSSCSLNSNSTNPMEESILILPEHPKLEISISGKCETVINSSSSTSHRRRRTLSSNSRKEFTTNGKNTNGSSTVSRFSTPGVRSLPLTPPGMPERPQIAISCPDGLSHALSEQNIRLQQIVHEHKVREDALLRELHGMRMALLKKICPSCNSAPVVNDEQVDVIMNQENNLLSLCYCYSSRNQRRYCEDGAMYCGSRSLSPCSVLDNGENLSVCSWEAVEDRSGASSCASSIQPTSSVLWVPDHAVSRCTSCQTEFWLGRRKHHCRSCGQIFCADCSEFWAPLPDEKLFSDVRLCGPCYHSVTTRMQLQNRSVSNFSSNNQYNNQSSSSSISTSNCPLEVNLNTSSATSPSPLNNNLNINVNVTSSAAMEACKHAVNPPRNDRGLLKATTASN; encoded by the exons ATGGATGGATCCGATGGATCACCTCCTCAATCACTGTGCATGATTCGAGCAGCCGAACTTTTTCCCAAACCACCAATGGAGAAAGAAGACGTACAACTGACAGTTCCCTTCACAGAAc TTGCTGGTGAATCGGTTAAATATCTCGGACGAACAGATGATGGAGTCTTAGCTTTGTCTAACTAtcgaatatttttattaaaaaattcaattaattcagAAACATCTGTTCCATTGGGACTAATTGAATCGGCACAGTCAcgtgatttatttcatttggttATCAATTGCAAAGATGCAAGCACAGTTAAATGTTCCTTTGAGACTGCCGAACAATGCTCGGAATGGCAGAGACGAATAACGTTATCTGTTGGAGTACCTGAAAGTCTGGAATCGTTATTTGCGTTTCCATTTTGTACATGGACCTGGGATGGCATGTCCTCGGGTGAGAATTCGGATTTTTCGGAACGATTACAACGCTCGGGACGCTATGATGAGGACTTTCGACGTGAAGTCGAACGATTGCAGTTCGATTTAAATGGTTCTTGGCGAATCAGTCATGCCAATGAAGACTTTAAGCTATGTCCTTCGTATCCGCAGAAATTATTAGTTCCTTGTTGTATATCCGATGAGACACTGCATAATGTGGCAAATTTTAGAGGATCGCGACGATTGCCAGCTGTTGTATGGAGACATAAAAAATCTGGAGCAGTTATTGCACGATGTAGTCAACCAGAAGTAGGTTGGCTTGGTTGGCGGAATTCAAAGGATGAACAATTATTGAAAGCCTTGGCAGAAGCGTGTGCTTTTGATCGAGGAGAGCAAGGTCGTCGCCAGAATTTATGTCGCTCTGGAGACAGTACTCCGTCTAGTCCAGAAGGCAGCCACGAAGAAGTTATTCTCGATGAAGTCAgg aaaattcttaTTGTTGATGCAAGAAGCTATACGTCTGCCGTCACTAATCGGGCGAGAGGTGGTGGCTGTGAATGCATCGAGTACTACCCATGTGCTGAAATCGAGTTCATGAACTTGAGCAACATACATGTGATCAGGAAAAGTTTTCAGGCATTACGCCTGTTGTGTGCTTCACCACCAGACGTACCTAA tTGGCTTGGTCTATTGGAGAAAAGTATGTGGTTGCAACATCTTTCTGGTCTATTGGCTGCCTCAGTTACAATCTGTCATGCGATTGAAAAGAAAGGTCGCCCAGTTTTGGTTCATTGTTCAGATGGTTGGGATAGGACGCCACAGTTGGTGGCCACCGCACAATTGTGTCTCGATCCGTTTTATAGGACTGTTGAG GGATTTCGAATACTTGTGGAACGTGAATGGCTTAGTTTTGGTCATAAGTTTGCTGATCGTTGCGGCCATGGACCCGGTTCGGATGAATTAAATGAACGATGCCCGGTGTTTTTGCAATGGTTGGATCTGGTTCATCAAATCCATAAACAGTTTCCTTGCTGTTTTGAATTCAGCATGGGCTATTTg ATCAAACTTGCCCAGCACTCACTGTCTTGCCTTTTTGGTACATTCTTTTGCAACACACTTAAAGAACGGATTGAGAATTCGGTGTTCGAACGAACATTTTCTGTTTGGCCATTCTTATCAGGGCCAATGTACAGAAATCCGTTGTATGttgcaaataaagaaaaa GTTTTATGGCCTGCACACAATGTAAGAGACTTATCACTATGGACTGAAGTGTATTTAGGAAGTTTAGGTAATCAAAATGGGGTAGATTTTCCACCGAGCAACTCGGACAACGTACAAGGATTGGCAA gtcCAATGGCAAAAACAAGGTCTTATGGTGATCTTATTACAGCTGGGATTAATCAAAATGGGATCTCTAGGAGATCAAGTGATCCAAATATGACTGTTGAACCTAG TTTGATGATAGTTAACAATTCACAAACAAACTCAATCAGCGATGTCCTATCTGACCGTGAAGACTCACCGGATATTATCGCAACTCTGATTCACGACACAACTGAAAGGCTGCAACATCTTACAAATGAACTTAATCAACACGATGACGATGATAACTTTAAGACTACTACAACAAGTACAACTTTAACAACAACTACATCTACACAACAAGTTGAAACCGCCCGAAGAAAATCTAATGCTTCTGACCTTTGCactgaaaaacaacaacaattattattaaatgagCACAAAATGTTTGATGACATCACAAAAGAATATAATCTGACTGTGAATGGATTAAGTGGCGACAGTAATGCTTCCGCTACCGATACTAATGGAATTGAAATTGCTAACGAGAATGGAACTAATGGAACAAAAGAGATGCATGAGGATGTTAGTGAGATTAGAGACACAGTTGATGGTTCAAAGAATACTCTTGACATGAATCCGGATTTAATGCAAAGTGTCGATTTAGGAG ATACCACCACCAACTATAATCTACTTACACCATCTGGAGATACAACTGATTTGAATGATATTCACAACGCTTGGCATGGCTCTGTCAATACCAGCACTGATACACTTGTGCCAATGTCTGAAATGCAACACTCACCAAACAATAGCTTAATGCAATCTATTGATACGAATGCGGCTATAAATTGTAAGGACTCAACCACACAATTAAGTCCGTTTAGAACAACCAATGGTGGTGAAATGGGTACTGTTGAAGAGCCTGTCGACCGAATTGTCCAAAGAGAAGAG AAGAGGCCCGTCGCAAATGCAACAATTTTGCCAAAAGTCCATAGCAAGCCAAACTTGTCTATGTTAAGTAGTTGTAGTTTAAATAGCAATTCAACAAATCCAATGGAAGAAAGTATTCTCATTTTGCCAGAACATCCGAAACTCGAGATATCAATAAGTGGAAAATGTGAAACAGTTATTAATagttcatcatcaacatcacatAGGCGACGAAGAACACTCTCCTCAAACTCAAGAAAAGAGTTTACAACCAATGGAAAAAACACAAATGGAAG tTCCACTGTTTCAAGGTTTTCAACTCCTGGCGTACGTTCCCTTCCACTTACCCCTCCGGGTATGCCAGAACGGCCACAAATTGCAATTTCCTGCCCAGATGGCTTATCCCATGCGCTAAGCGAACAAAATATAAGACTTCAACAAATCGTTCATGAGCATAAA GTTCGTGAAGATGCACTCCTTCGAGAACTACATGGAATGCGAATGgctctcttaaaaaaaatctgtcctAGCTGTAACAGTGCTCCAGTTGTCAACGACGAACAG gTAGATGTGATCATGAATCAAGAGAATAATTTATTAAGCCTTTGCTACTGTTATTCGTCTAGAAATCAAAGAAGATATTGTGAAGATGGTGCAATGTATTGTGGGAGTAGATCGCTATCGccg tgttCTGTACTAGACAATGGTGAAAATCTGTCAGTGTGTTCGTGGGAGGCTGTAGAAGACCGCAGTGGGGCTTCTTCTTGTGCCAGTTCTATACAGCCGACCAGTAGTGTACTTTGGGTTCCTGATCATGCGGTATCTCGTTGCACCAGCTGTCAAACAGAGTTTTGGCTGGGCCGACGGAAACATCATTGCCG ttcatgTGGACAGATTTTTTGTGCTGATTGTTCAGAATTCTGGGCACCCCTACCCGATGAGAAACTTTTTAGTGATGTAAGATTATGTGGGCCCTGCTACCACTCAGTGACAACACGAATGCAG ttacAGAACCGGAGTGTCAGTAATTTTTCGAGTAATAATCAGTATAATAATCaaagcagtagcagcagcataAGCACATCAAATTGTCCATTAGAAGTCAATTTAAACACATCATCAGCAACGTCCCCATCACCCCTAAACAATAATCTTAatattaatgttaatgttacCTCAAGTGCAGCAATGGAAGCGTGCAAACATGCGGTAAATCCACCTCGGAATGATCGTGGCCTTCTAAAAGCCACAACTGCTTCcaattaa